One segment of Anopheles stephensi strain Indian chromosome 3, UCI_ANSTEP_V1.0, whole genome shotgun sequence DNA contains the following:
- the LOC118512823 gene encoding zinc finger protein 706-like, giving the protein MARGHQKIQSQQKAQEKAAKLKKQQGHGLSDQMKAAQKALVFSCAVCKSQMPDPKTYKQHFENKHPKNDLPAELKDV; this is encoded by the coding sequence atgGCACGCGGACACCAGAAAATTCAATCGCAGCAGAAAGCACAAGAAAAGGCGGCCAAGCTAAAGAAGCAGCAGGGCCACGGTTTGAGCGATCAGATGAAGGCGGCCCAGAAGGCGCTCGTGTTTTCCTGTGCAGTGTGCAAATCCCAGATGCCCGATCCCAAAACGTACAAGCAGCACTTCGAAAACAAGCATCCCAAAAACGATCTCCCCGCGGAACTGAAAGACGTCTAA